A single window of Psychromonas ingrahamii 37 DNA harbors:
- a CDS encoding ATP-grasp domain-containing protein: MSSNKRIGSEPTVGIWLYKNGGGIEIQQKLIEILTKKGIRTITDLNLGHAYASGGEIICNGINMENLNAFFSYNAGEQSTFQLYMYQLLNQTTSTLNNYDAFALTEDKFLTAHALNHAGIRTAEYRMIHCDDISLLKKTVSDWQGQVVYKPTDGWGGNGLVKIEDESALDVLIPFLNRMGLENLYLEKYINYDKTDWRVDIVNGEFVGCYGRSAPEGDWKTNITSGGSILLREPKDDVIELAIKAAKVTGLEIAGVDLLYDLDTEEYVVLEVNGIPAFATPEQEKIGLNFNDFKINKIANMIESIIEGEQSEKSHTKIVA, encoded by the coding sequence ATGAGTAGTAATAAAAGGATAGGCTCAGAACCAACGGTTGGAATATGGTTATATAAAAACGGTGGGGGGATTGAAATACAGCAAAAATTAATCGAGATTCTTACAAAAAAAGGCATAAGGACCATAACAGATCTCAATCTCGGACATGCTTATGCATCTGGAGGTGAAATTATTTGTAACGGTATTAATATGGAAAACTTAAACGCTTTTTTCTCCTATAATGCAGGAGAGCAATCAACCTTTCAATTATATATGTATCAATTACTTAATCAAACGACTTCTACCCTTAATAATTATGATGCTTTTGCTTTGACTGAAGATAAGTTTTTAACCGCTCATGCATTAAATCATGCCGGAATAAGAACAGCTGAATATCGCATGATTCATTGTGATGATATTTCATTATTAAAAAAAACAGTCAGTGATTGGCAAGGCCAAGTTGTCTATAAGCCGACCGATGGCTGGGGAGGGAACGGACTCGTTAAGATAGAAGACGAAAGTGCACTCGATGTTTTAATCCCCTTTTTAAACCGGATGGGTTTGGAAAACCTTTATTTAGAAAAATATATTAATTATGACAAAACAGATTGGCGAGTCGATATTGTTAATGGTGAATTTGTAGGCTGTTATGGCCGTAGCGCGCCAGAAGGTGATTGGAAAACTAATATTACCAGCGGCGGTTCTATTTTATTACGGGAACCTAAAGATGATGTTATTGAGTTAGCTATCAAAGCGGCAAAAGTCACTGGGCTTGAAATTGCAGGTGTTGATTTATTATATGATTTAGATACCGAAGAATATGTGGTGCTTGAAGTGAATGGGATACCCGCATTTGCAACACCAGAGCAAGAAAAAATAGGGCTAAATTTTAATGACTTTAAAATTAATAAAATAGCCAATATGATAGAAAGTATTATAGAGGGTGAGCAGAGTGAAAAAAGCCACACAAAAATCGTTGCCTAA
- a CDS encoding M20 family metallopeptidase has translation MDFSELASIINLNSYTKNKSGVDKNGLIFRGWLEALGYKCTVFPRTEIGDHLLFNASFQKGKKRVLLLGHLDTVFPPNTFTAFSEDDEWVYGPGVCDMKGGNIVALEALRAVSAEHGAISNIDMLLVSDEESGSDDSKKLTAELAKDYDLCLVFEAAGVDHEVVIGRKGVGTFTISLLGKAAHAGNHYINGYNANLAAAHMIIKLTELTDLIKGTTVNAGKFSGGIGANTISPTAEIIVEIRYTQSQEKERLLLSIKAIVNQTFVEGVTATMTGGIQRDVMQPSDKQAQLLKQLESILGYPLKTEKRGGVSDANIVSSAGVATLDGFGPFGDGDHTVHERAKKTSFLRRIDEVTRILRAFNMR, from the coding sequence ATGGATTTTTCGGAATTAGCCAGCATTATTAATTTGAATTCATATACCAAGAATAAAAGTGGTGTCGATAAAAATGGTCTTATTTTCCGTGGATGGCTGGAAGCGCTTGGTTATAAATGCACCGTATTTCCACGGACAGAGATTGGAGATCATCTGTTATTTAATGCTTCCTTCCAAAAAGGAAAAAAACGCGTTTTATTATTGGGACATTTAGACACGGTTTTTCCTCCTAATACATTTACGGCTTTTTCAGAAGATGATGAGTGGGTATATGGCCCTGGAGTCTGTGATATGAAAGGGGGAAACATCGTTGCCCTTGAAGCGTTACGAGCCGTAAGCGCTGAGCATGGCGCAATCAGTAATATTGATATGTTATTGGTTAGCGACGAAGAAAGCGGCAGTGATGACAGTAAAAAGTTAACAGCTGAATTGGCAAAAGATTATGATCTTTGCTTGGTTTTTGAAGCGGCAGGTGTTGATCATGAAGTGGTCATCGGCCGGAAAGGAGTGGGTACTTTTACTATTTCATTATTAGGTAAGGCGGCTCATGCAGGCAACCATTATATTAATGGATATAATGCTAATTTAGCCGCTGCACATATGATTATAAAACTAACCGAGTTAACTGATTTAATCAAAGGAACGACAGTCAATGCGGGTAAATTTAGTGGAGGAATTGGCGCAAATACGATATCACCGACAGCTGAAATTATTGTCGAAATACGTTATACCCAAAGCCAAGAAAAAGAACGATTACTGCTTAGTATTAAAGCGATTGTTAATCAGACATTTGTTGAAGGCGTGACAGCAACCATGACCGGGGGAATACAGCGTGATGTTATGCAGCCATCTGATAAGCAAGCACAATTATTAAAGCAGCTGGAGAGCATACTAGGCTATCCGCTTAAAACAGAAAAACGTGGTGGCGTCAGTGATGCTAATATAGTGTCCTCTGCTGGTGTCGCAACCCTTGATGGTTTTGGTCCTTTTGGTGATGGTGATCATACTGTTCATGAACGTGCTAAAAAAACAAGTTTTCTTCGACGTATAGATGAAGTGACCAGGATATTACGCGCATTTAATATGAGATAA
- a CDS encoding DNA topoisomerase III, protein MKLYIAEKPSLARAIADALPKPHRKADGCIYVGNGDVVSWCIGHLLTQVDPEAYDPEYKKWKFEHLPIIPENWKLKSTPRTSKQLSILKKLIKQADNLVHVGDPDREGQLLVDEVIHFSGVKGNKLKQVERCLVSDLTTNAVKRSLQQLRSNQEFIALSTSALARTRADWLYGLNLTRVYTLQAQKSGYQGVISVGRVQTPLLGLVARRDKEIEVFVSKPFYEVEAHLTTLKPENVAAFTAKWKPSEACEKYQDHEGRVLVKKLAENVAQRISQQHAVVKSFTAKNKKQVAPLPYNLSALQIDAAKRFSYTALEVLDICQALYEKYKLITYPRSDSRYLPKNHLSQAGSVTRAIANNQPALKKAVSNADISLQSRAWNDKKVDAHHAIIPTDKHQSLTSLDTASQNIYALIARQYLCQFYADYHYGECVAEIEINNGLFISKAKAKISDGWKVLFDKQEKDSYLPALSKGQKLFCDKGEVIEKNTQPPAYFTDATLLAAMSNIARYVKDGELKAVLKETDGLGTEATRAGIIELLFKRLFLQRTGKLIKATETGRKLIESLPEMLTLPDMTAQWEMELNAISQKEQSYQGFVVPLQNQLKSIIEKAIADGPRALANLPSSGNVFKKTYRKKSTKKGTFKKKGS, encoded by the coding sequence ATGAAACTTTATATTGCCGAAAAACCAAGCCTGGCACGTGCGATTGCTGATGCGCTACCAAAACCGCATCGTAAAGCAGACGGTTGTATTTATGTTGGTAATGGAGATGTTGTAAGCTGGTGCATCGGGCATCTGTTAACTCAGGTTGATCCCGAGGCTTATGATCCCGAATATAAAAAATGGAAATTCGAACACCTGCCGATTATTCCCGAAAACTGGAAATTAAAATCAACACCGCGCACCAGTAAACAACTGAGTATATTAAAAAAACTGATCAAACAGGCTGATAACCTTGTGCATGTTGGCGACCCCGACCGCGAAGGCCAGTTGCTTGTGGATGAGGTGATTCATTTCAGCGGTGTTAAGGGCAATAAATTAAAACAGGTTGAGCGCTGTTTGGTCAGTGATTTAACCACCAATGCGGTAAAACGTTCGCTTCAGCAATTACGCTCTAATCAGGAGTTTATTGCATTATCAACCTCGGCGCTTGCGAGAACGCGTGCTGACTGGTTATATGGGCTAAATTTGACACGAGTTTATACCTTACAGGCACAAAAGTCAGGTTATCAGGGGGTTATCTCGGTGGGGCGAGTGCAAACACCTTTATTAGGCTTGGTGGCAAGGCGCGATAAAGAGATTGAAGTTTTTGTGAGTAAACCCTTTTATGAAGTGGAAGCACACTTAACGACACTCAAACCTGAAAATGTTGCTGCCTTTACGGCCAAATGGAAGCCCAGTGAAGCCTGCGAAAAATATCAGGATCACGAGGGGCGTGTACTGGTTAAAAAGTTGGCAGAGAATGTCGCGCAGCGTATTTCTCAGCAACACGCTGTGGTAAAAAGCTTTACGGCTAAAAATAAAAAGCAGGTTGCGCCTTTACCCTATAACTTATCGGCGTTACAGATTGATGCTGCCAAGCGTTTTAGCTACACGGCGCTGGAAGTATTGGATATTTGTCAGGCATTGTATGAAAAATATAAGCTGATTACTTACCCGCGTTCTGATTCCCGTTATCTGCCTAAAAATCATCTTTCTCAAGCCGGATCAGTGACCCGGGCGATTGCTAATAACCAGCCTGCTTTAAAAAAGGCGGTCAGTAATGCTGATATTTCTTTGCAGAGCCGTGCCTGGAACGATAAGAAGGTTGATGCCCATCATGCGATAATTCCAACGGATAAACATCAGTCTTTAACGAGTTTAGATACTGCCTCACAAAATATTTACGCTTTAATTGCCCGTCAGTATTTATGCCAGTTTTATGCCGATTATCATTACGGTGAATGCGTGGCTGAAATTGAAATAAATAACGGCTTATTTATCAGTAAAGCAAAAGCTAAAATCAGCGACGGGTGGAAAGTATTATTTGATAAGCAGGAGAAAGACAGTTATTTACCTGCGCTTAGCAAAGGGCAAAAGTTGTTTTGTGATAAAGGTGAGGTGATTGAAAAAAACACTCAGCCGCCAGCCTATTTTACGGATGCTACTCTGTTAGCCGCAATGAGTAATATTGCCCGTTATGTGAAAGACGGAGAATTGAAAGCTGTGTTGAAAGAAACCGATGGTCTGGGCACGGAAGCGACCCGAGCGGGGATTATTGAGCTGCTGTTTAAACGTTTGTTTCTGCAGCGCACGGGTAAACTTATTAAAGCAACTGAGACCGGCAGAAAGTTAATTGAAAGTCTGCCGGAAATGTTGACCCTGCCTGATATGACCGCGCAATGGGAGATGGAATTAAATGCTATCAGTCAAAAAGAGCAAAGTTATCAGGGATTTGTTGTGCCATTACAAAATCAGCTTAAAAGCATTATAGAAAAGGCAATTGCAGACGGGCCGCGGGCATTGGCGAATTTACCAAGCAGTGGCAATGTTTTTAAGAAAACCTACAGAAAAAAATCAACAAAAAAAGGCACTTTTAAAAAGAAAGGCAGTTAA
- a CDS encoding tyrosine-type recombinase/integrase, with protein sequence MAIKVKPLTATQVLQAKPKDKVYNLGDGDGLSLKILPLGSKLWRFSYYRPVSRKRAHLALGIYPSVSLAKARTKAIEARKLLADGIDPKEQRDTTLKAQQIELSNTLQAVFEDWFAVKKTSIKELTAKKLKQRLDKYLLTYLGKFPIAEITAPQAIKILQPVANQGKLETVGRLCRNLNEIMTFAVNTGIIEHNKLAGIGKAFATAQVTNQASLKPEELPELLIALNYANIKLITRCLIEWQLHTMTRPAETAGARWGEIDKENKLWHIPPERMKKGRPHTVPLTTQTLALLETIDSITGDSEYIFPADKTNKKHICKETANKALARMGFKGRQTSHGLRALASTTLNEQNVFDADVIEAALSHVDKDKVRSAYNRTDYLERRRVLMGCWSDHIEEASKGSNSITGLKALKIVN encoded by the coding sequence ATGGCAATAAAAGTTAAGCCTTTAACGGCTACACAAGTCCTTCAAGCTAAACCAAAAGACAAAGTTTATAACCTGGGAGATGGTGATGGCTTATCTTTAAAGATTTTGCCGTTAGGCTCAAAGTTGTGGCGCTTTTCTTATTATCGGCCAGTCAGTAGGAAAAGAGCGCATTTAGCTTTAGGTATATATCCTTCGGTATCTTTAGCCAAAGCTAGAACCAAAGCGATTGAAGCCAGAAAACTGCTTGCTGATGGCATTGATCCTAAAGAACAAAGAGACACCACACTTAAAGCCCAACAAATTGAGCTTTCAAATACACTCCAAGCTGTATTTGAAGATTGGTTTGCCGTTAAAAAAACCAGCATTAAAGAATTAACAGCAAAAAAGTTAAAACAACGCTTAGATAAATACCTGTTAACTTATCTTGGCAAATTCCCTATTGCTGAAATCACCGCCCCACAAGCGATCAAAATCCTGCAGCCAGTTGCTAACCAAGGCAAACTTGAAACTGTTGGCAGGCTTTGCCGTAATCTTAATGAAATAATGACATTTGCAGTTAACACCGGAATTATAGAGCACAACAAGCTTGCCGGTATTGGCAAAGCGTTTGCAACCGCTCAAGTCACTAACCAAGCTTCGCTGAAGCCAGAAGAGCTACCAGAGCTACTCATAGCCCTTAACTACGCCAATATAAAACTTATCACTCGCTGTTTGATTGAATGGCAACTGCATACTATGACCCGCCCTGCTGAAACAGCTGGTGCTCGCTGGGGTGAAATTGATAAAGAAAATAAACTTTGGCACATCCCACCCGAACGCATGAAAAAAGGCAGGCCGCATACAGTCCCCCTAACAACACAAACACTCGCGCTGTTAGAGACAATTGATTCAATTACGGGTGACAGTGAATATATCTTCCCGGCAGATAAAACTAATAAAAAACATATTTGCAAGGAGACAGCGAACAAAGCACTCGCAAGAATGGGCTTTAAAGGTCGCCAGACGTCACACGGATTACGTGCCCTGGCAAGTACCACCCTGAATGAGCAAAACGTCTTCGATGCAGACGTGATTGAGGCCGCCCTTTCACACGTTGATAAAGATAAAGTGAGAAGTGCTTACAACCGCACTGACTACCTTGAGCGCCGCCGCGTACTAATGGGCTGCTGGAGTGATCATATTGAAGAGGCATCGAAAGGATCTAACTCAATCACCGGATTAAAAGCGCTAAAGATTGTTAATTAA
- a CDS encoding integrase arm-type DNA-binding domain-containing protein, which translates to MKKTAPLTEQEIEGATPKEKEYNLGDGNGLYLYVRPKGTKSWKYNYTHPYTKKRANLGLGVYPNVTLEQARMVRDEFNSLLANNIDPKKHRDAKIKEETEVNQYLFDNVVNDWLKVKASELKPLGLKRITNSLDNFILPFVANCSVKDINAKLVMEVLQPIKKNGDIQVLMQNHLYFYQIMDYAKSSGLIDHNPLNKLNVAISDI; encoded by the coding sequence ATGAAAAAAACAGCTCCGCTAACTGAACAAGAGATTGAAGGGGCAACACCAAAAGAAAAAGAATATAACCTTGGTGATGGTAATGGGCTTTATTTGTACGTTCGACCCAAAGGAACAAAATCTTGGAAATATAATTACACCCATCCATATACTAAAAAAAGAGCAAATCTTGGATTAGGCGTTTATCCAAATGTTACTCTTGAGCAAGCTAGAATGGTGAGGGATGAATTTAACTCTTTGTTAGCGAATAATATTGATCCTAAAAAACATCGAGATGCGAAGATAAAAGAAGAAACTGAAGTTAATCAGTACCTTTTTGATAATGTAGTTAATGACTGGCTTAAAGTTAAAGCTTCTGAACTTAAACCGCTTGGCTTAAAAAGAATAACTAATTCATTAGATAATTTTATTTTACCGTTTGTGGCAAATTGTTCAGTTAAAGACATTAACGCTAAGTTGGTAATGGAAGTGTTACAACCGATCAAGAAAAATGGTGATATACAAGTGTTGATGCAAAACCATCTCTATTTTTATCAAATAATGGATTATGCAAAATCAAGTGGGTTAATAGATCATAACCCACTCAATAAACTTAATGTTGCTATTAGCGACATTTAA
- a CDS encoding helix-turn-helix transcriptional regulator, whose protein sequence is MVAANNQRIDGLSQLTLQRYQLIEIIAYWEGRLTTNHLCKGFDIGRQQASRFINAYLSEIAPDNLIYDTQLRGYKPADDFRPRVTNGHIEEYLNLLRFNHNLVSKNNHVTLGLRDICSVTPPPRYIEPVVIRGIVRAITEKRRVEIEYLSFENPEPEIRVIAPHSLVESPLRWHVRAYCEKNKDYRDFVLSRFINKPDLIDSTINTLEYDNNWCTPMNIILQPDPRLKTHQKALVERDYDMSKGQLVIPTRLALVNYMLSSLGLDLFSVKSQPNFQQVSIKNLTEIQGVLSQRGLLRI, encoded by the coding sequence ATGGTAGCAGCTAATAATCAACGCATTGATGGTTTAAGCCAATTAACGCTACAGCGTTATCAATTAATCGAAATTATTGCCTATTGGGAAGGTCGTCTTACCACAAATCACTTGTGTAAAGGCTTTGATATTGGTCGCCAACAAGCATCTCGCTTTATCAACGCTTACTTAAGTGAAATTGCACCTGATAACTTAATCTATGATACACAGTTACGGGGTTATAAACCTGCTGATGACTTTAGGCCCCGTGTAACCAACGGACATATTGAAGAGTACTTAAATTTATTACGCTTTAATCATAACCTAGTGTCTAAAAATAACCATGTAACGCTTGGCCTGCGTGACATTTGTTCAGTGACCCCTCCGCCACGCTATATTGAACCCGTTGTGATCAGGGGAATTGTCAGGGCGATAACAGAAAAGCGCCGCGTTGAAATAGAATACCTTTCATTCGAAAATCCTGAGCCTGAAATCAGAGTCATCGCGCCACATTCGTTGGTTGAATCGCCATTAAGATGGCATGTTCGTGCGTATTGTGAAAAAAACAAAGACTATCGCGATTTTGTATTAAGTCGCTTTATTAATAAACCAGATTTAATAGATTCAACAATAAACACCTTAGAATATGATAATAATTGGTGTACACCGATGAACATTATACTACAGCCGGATCCCCGTCTTAAAACGCATCAGAAAGCGTTAGTTGAACGTGATTATGATATGAGCAAGGGTCAGCTTGTTATTCCAACACGTCTGGCATTGGTCAATTATATGCTCTCCTCCTTAGGTTTAGATTTATTTAGTGTTAAGTCTCAGCCAAATTTTCAACAAGTATCGATTAAAAACCTGACTGAAATTCAAGGTGTTTTAAGTCAAAGAGGGTTATTAAGAATTTGA
- a CDS encoding IS1595-like element ISPin1 family transposase: MKTELFRCQLNHITKTLLAMTPAQRLTVQHVIQVSQPEITINELIQPIFNSSPQCPHCHCAHFTKWGKAGSVQRYKCFSCHKTFNNKTKTPLAKLHRCELWDKYAECMSLKLTLREAAAVCNINLKTSFLWRHRFLMAQSEHNHEKLSGIIEADEFFMAYSEKGSKQLKNNRKANKRGGQMSKKHNESKVTILLSIDRSEHMVSHVLAANTKAEIKSYLQPYITTESVLCTDGAHAYEEIANVTQCEHKRLISTKNRVIDKVYHIQTVNGAIAHFKGWIDVKMRGVATKYLSHYLAWFKETRTKLDKQQILAAAYQYQH, encoded by the coding sequence ATGAAAACAGAATTATTTCGATGTCAGCTCAATCACATTACAAAAACACTTTTAGCCATGACACCCGCTCAAAGATTAACGGTTCAGCACGTTATTCAAGTATCTCAACCAGAAATTACGATTAATGAGCTGATCCAACCTATTTTCAATTCATCACCTCAATGCCCACATTGCCATTGTGCACATTTTACTAAGTGGGGAAAAGCGGGATCGGTACAACGCTATAAATGCTTTTCTTGTCATAAGACATTCAATAATAAAACAAAAACACCTTTAGCTAAGTTACATAGATGTGAGCTTTGGGATAAATACGCTGAGTGTATGTCGTTGAAACTCACATTACGTGAAGCAGCTGCTGTTTGTAACATTAATCTGAAAACCTCATTTCTTTGGCGTCACCGTTTTTTGATGGCGCAATCTGAGCACAATCATGAAAAATTATCGGGAATAATTGAAGCTGATGAGTTTTTTATGGCGTATTCGGAAAAAGGAAGTAAGCAGCTAAAAAACAATAGAAAAGCCAATAAGCGTGGTGGTCAAATGAGTAAAAAACATAACGAGAGTAAAGTAACCATTCTACTCTCAATAGATCGCAGCGAACATATGGTGAGTCACGTTTTAGCAGCAAATACTAAAGCGGAAATTAAATCATATTTACAGCCATATATAACCACAGAGTCAGTTTTATGTACTGATGGTGCTCATGCTTATGAGGAAATAGCTAACGTCACCCAATGCGAGCATAAACGGCTTATTAGTACGAAAAACAGAGTCATTGATAAGGTTTATCATATTCAGACTGTTAATGGTGCCATAGCCCATTTTAAAGGTTGGATTGATGTAAAAATGCGAGGAGTTGCGACTAAGTATTTATCACATTATCTTGCTTGGTTTAAAGAAACGAGGACTAAGTTAGATAAACAGCAGATATTGGCTGCTGCTTATCAATACCAACATTAA
- a CDS encoding SGNH/GDSL hydrolase family protein — translation MDYRNECEPVGTYTILKQVTLLGDSIFDNAPYVEEGESVSDQLQALFQNSAKVHLLAVDGHVMADISDQLTKAESIYPLDHVFLTCGGNDLLGYSGAGLLAVMANSIGDALNSIYQVRENFRQNYQEMLDSVLAKCSILTVCTIYDKIPNLSNAEQVAVGIFNEVILREAKVRELNVLDLRTLCDQVEDFSPVSPIEPSKQGAAKIASAIYQQCMTYSAENNI, via the coding sequence ATGGACTACCGTAATGAATGCGAACCTGTAGGAACTTATACAATACTAAAACAAGTCACCTTGTTAGGTGATTCCATATTCGACAACGCTCCCTATGTTGAGGAAGGCGAGTCTGTTTCAGATCAACTTCAAGCCTTATTTCAAAATTCCGCCAAAGTACATCTTCTCGCAGTGGATGGCCATGTGATGGCCGACATTTCAGACCAGTTGACTAAGGCCGAATCCATATACCCACTAGATCATGTATTTCTAACATGCGGAGGCAATGACCTACTGGGTTATAGCGGCGCGGGGCTACTAGCAGTCATGGCAAACAGTATTGGTGATGCTTTAAACTCTATATACCAAGTGCGGGAGAATTTTCGTCAAAATTATCAGGAAATGTTGGATTCTGTTTTAGCAAAATGTTCAATACTAACCGTATGCACTATTTATGACAAAATTCCCAATCTTAGTAATGCAGAGCAAGTGGCTGTAGGTATCTTTAACGAAGTTATTTTACGTGAAGCAAAAGTAAGAGAGCTGAACGTACTTGATTTACGCACACTCTGTGATCAGGTTGAAGATTTTTCACCAGTATCCCCTATTGAGCCATCAAAACAAGGCGCAGCTAAAATTGCCTCTGCTATTTATCAACAGTGTATGACTTATTCAGCGGAAAATAACATTTAA
- a CDS encoding site-specific integrase: protein MALCRITAYFYDNISYHYYSGIVKKWVRKIGLDLTQYNSHSLRIMEASLIYAKAKNLQAIQLLQGYCQFIELSRLNTVKHTLA from the coding sequence ATGGCACTGTGTCGCATTACCGCTTATTTTTACGATAATATAAGTTATCACTATTATTCAGGAATAGTTAAAAAATGGGTAAGAAAAATTGGGTTAGATTTAACCCAATACAACTCTCATTCGCTTAGAATAATGGAAGCATCATTAATTTATGCGAAGGCGAAAAACCTTCAAGCAATACAATTATTACAGGGGTATTGTCAATTTATCGAACTGAGCCGATTAAATACTGTAAAACACACCTTAGCCTAA